The sequence TGGAGGACAGAATGTCCGTACCCAAGCAGCAATTCACCACTGAGTTCAAACAAGAAGCCGTCCGGCTGGTCCGCACGACCGGAAAGAGTTGCGCCCAGATTGCCCGTGACCGATTGCCCGTGACCTTGGCGTTCCCCCTCACTACGTCGTCCGGTGGAAGCAGCAGGACACCCAGACGGCCGCCGGCCGCCCAGCCTTAACCGGGCGGGGAATCCCCGCCCTTTCAGGGGTCACGACACGAATTCGATTGCCCTGTACGCTAAGGTTGCGATTTCCTATTGCAAAAGCTTGAAGATGCGCGTGGAACGACAGACAGGCTAAATTTCAGGTGCCCGCGTACATTGCGATTTCCTGTTGCCATAACCCGGCGTTATGCAATACCAATTCGCAATACCTGCGTGCTGTACGCACCGAACCCCAACGAATGGTGCAGAAACGACCGGACTCTGCTGGCGAATTCGGCAGTTCAGGCGCACACTGAAGAATGTTGCGCCCTATGGAAGTGCCAGAAGTGCCCGCTGAGACAGCACGCATTGCTCATGCTGCCTTTCCAAAAGGCGCGCTGTTCATTCGCCTCCGCGATGAACTGGGTCCGCTGCTCCTCGACCAGGATTTTACTCAGGTCTACTCGGGTCGGGGGCGGCCCGCAGTGGCTCCCTGGCGACTGGCCCTGATCACCATCATGCAGTTCGTCGAGAACCTCAGCGACCGCCAGGCTGCCGATGCTGTCCGGGGGCACCTGGCCTGGAAGTATGCCTTGTCACTGGAGCTGGATCACCCCGGCTTCGACGCCAGTGTGCTGACCGAGTTTCGCCAGCGGCTGCTGGCACAGGATAATCCCCTGCTGATGCTGGACCGGCTGCTGGCGCGCTGCCAGGAGTTGGGCGTGCTGCGTCCACACGGCAAGCTGCGAACAGACTCCACTCACGTAATGGCAGCCATTCGCGTGATGAACCGACTGGAACTGATCGTCGAGACGATGCGGGCGCTCCTGAATGCTCTAGCGACTGCTGCGCCCGCCTGGGTGCAGCAGATTGCTCCTGAAACATGGTACGACCGTTACGCCCACCGGGCCGAGACCTACCGACTCCCGAAGAGTGAAGCGGCCAAGCAGGCCTTCGCGGATACCATCGGCCAGGACGGCCATGATCTCTTGATCCTGCTGCTTGGTGACGATGTTCCGGAAGCTGCACGGCAGCTTCCGGAGACAGAAGCGTTACGTCGCTGCTGGAAGCGCCAGTTCATCTCGAAGCAGGGAAAGCAGCACTTCTGTACGCGCGAAGAGCTCCCGAAAGGAGACATGCTCGAGTCGCCCTACGACATGGATGCGCGCTATAGCACCAAACGGGGCCGGGAGTGGACGGGCTACAAAGTCCATCTCAGCGAAACGTGTGACGACGACCTGCCCCATCTGATCACCCACGTGGTCACCACCCAGGCCCATGAGCAGGATGCTCCGATCGGCAAGCAGATTCAGGAACAGCTCTACGAGAAGGGCCTGAGTCCGCAACAGCATTGGGTTGATGCCGGGTACAACGGCGCGGAACTCATCGTGTCCGCGCGAGAGCAGCATGGAACCGAGATCATCGGTCCCGTGCGACCCAACACCTCCTGGACGCAGAAAGTTGAAGGCGCCTTTGATTTGAGAGCGTTTGATGTCCGCTGGGCGCAGCGCGAGGTCGTCTGCCCACAAGGACATGCCAGTCAGCAGTGGAAGCCGACGACCCGAAAAACCGGCCAGTCGATCATCATCGTCACGTTTCCGGAGGAAACGTGTCGGGCTTGTCCTGTGCGGTCATCTTGTGTCCGCTCAGAGACGCGGCCCAAGTCGCTGACCTTTCAGCCGCAGGCTCAGCAGGAAGCGCTGCACGCTGCGCGGGACGCCATGAACAGCGAGGAGGCAAAAGTGCGATACCAGCGACGAGCAGGGATCGAAGCGACCATCTCTCAGGGGGTACGGGCCTTTGGACTCCGCCGCAGTCGCTACATCGGTATCGAGAA is a genomic window of Deinococcus sedimenti containing:
- a CDS encoding IS1182 family transposase; this translates as MLRPMEVPEVPAETARIAHAAFPKGALFIRLRDELGPLLLDQDFTQVYSGRGRPAVAPWRLALITIMQFVENLSDRQAADAVRGHLAWKYALSLELDHPGFDASVLTEFRQRLLAQDNPLLMLDRLLARCQELGVLRPHGKLRTDSTHVMAAIRVMNRLELIVETMRALLNALATAAPAWVQQIAPETWYDRYAHRAETYRLPKSEAAKQAFADTIGQDGHDLLILLLGDDVPEAARQLPETEALRRCWKRQFISKQGKQHFCTREELPKGDMLESPYDMDARYSTKRGREWTGYKVHLSETCDDDLPHLITHVVTTQAHEQDAPIGKQIQEQLYEKGLSPQQHWVDAGYNGAELIVSAREQHGTEIIGPVRPNTSWTQKVEGAFDLRAFDVRWAQREVVCPQGHASQQWKPTTRKTGQSIIIVTFPEETCRACPVRSSCVRSETRPKSLTFQPQAQQEALHAARDAMNSEEAKVRYQRRAGIEATISQGVRAFGLRRSRYIGIEKTHLQHVLTALAVNVVRLVAWWDGERPGGTRVSRFAQLRAA